The Halanaerobium praevalens DSM 2228 genome contains a region encoding:
- the pgsC gene encoding poly-gamma-glutamate biosynthesis protein PgsC, whose product MLIESVGIGILLSFIFTELTGFYTGGIIVPGYLAFFWQEPSRILATIITAVLTFLIVKFLANYIIMYSRRRFTACVILGYLIGWFYRSIFINFFPIEQDLRVIGYIIPGLIANDMLRQGITATLSALIFLSIFLRLLMLLFS is encoded by the coding sequence ATGTTAATTGAATCAGTTGGAATTGGGATTCTTTTAAGTTTTATTTTTACAGAACTAACAGGATTTTATACAGGAGGAATTATTGTACCTGGTTATTTGGCTTTTTTCTGGCAGGAACCCTCCCGGATTTTAGCCACTATTATTACGGCAGTTTTAACTTTTTTGATTGTGAAGTTTTTAGCTAATTATATTATAATGTATAGTCGCCGCCGTTTTACAGCCTGTGTTATTCTCGGTTATTTAATTGGCTGGTTTTACCGTTCAATTTTTATAAATTTTTTTCCAATCGAACAAGATTTAAGAGTAATTGGTTATATTATTCCAGGACTAATTGCAAATGATATGTTAAGACAAGGAATTACAGCTACTCTTTCTGCTTTAATTTTTCTTTCAATCTTTTTAAGATTATTAATGCTTTTATTTAGCTAA